The following nucleotide sequence is from Pungitius pungitius chromosome 6, fPunPun2.1, whole genome shotgun sequence.
AATCATCacaattatatcaaataaaggcttgaaatgcGAAACTACGACCACATCATTCCCATCCTTGCTCCCGGTTTCCGTAAGGATTGAATTCAAGGTCTCTCTTCTTACCCACCAGTGCATCTATGGAAATGCCCCCCCCTATCTGAAAGAACTATTCATCCCCTTAACTACAACTCGATCCCTCCGTTCAACGACCTCAAACCGCCTCCTTCTCCCCAGAACTAAACTCAGCACCATGGGCGATCGGGCTTTCTGTTCCGCGGCTCCTCGGATTTGGAATGCCCTCCCCGAACATCTAAGTGCTCCTCAAAATACTgagacttgaaaaaaagaattaaatataaatatgaaatgttaaatattaaatgttgaTGTTTTCATGATCTTAACTGTAGCACTGTAGgggatttgtttcaaatgtaaagtgcattacaaataaaatctattgttattattatttaaatatctcactttgcatgtaatgagtttatatattagtttcaacttttaagttgaattactgaaagtaacgAGCTTTTGCACGATGTTCTAATTTTTCGATCTTTGCGTAGCCTtgatgcatgtatgtgtgtcaactctgtctACTGTCTGCGACCATTGAATATCCTGTTTTTACTGAATTTCCTGTTCCTGTTTCTGTTCCTATTGTTAATTTTACACTGATTTCCTCCTTCCTCGTATAAACACTAGCCTAGTGAGAGGGCGGTATGAGCGTGTGATCATGACAACTACCCTCACACTCCAACCCGCACTGAAGACAGAGTTACCGTGTGGTTATCTCAAGGACATGGCTTTTTTCGCGAGGTCGTTGAAAAAATGGATGTTGAGGATCCCCTCACTAATTGTTATCGGtatgttacttttttttgtcctttcgaAAACTGCCCTAAACAGGCAGTCATCATCTAATCTCAAAATACCACAGCAGTTCTCTGTAGACCTTCCTGGCTGCTTGGCTATCATCAGTGGAGACACAGAAGGCAAGAGAGAAGAACTAGCAGTCCTTCTGGCATCcaggaaaagaagaagtttGTTATCTGAGGATTTCTACCTTAATGTAACAAAGGACTGTTCTTCTTACATTGAAGAGAGAGGTTTCATTACAGCACCGCTcagtgaggaggaaaacaaTTTTCCCATTGCCTACTCCATGGTGATCCATGAGAAGATTGAGATGTTTGAGCGACTCCTGCGAGCCGTTTACACTCCTCAGAACATCTACTGTGTGCATGTGGACCAGAAATCCTCTCAAGGATTCCAGAAGGCTGTGGAGGCCATTCTCTCCTGCTTTCCTAACGTGTTTGTAGCCAGTAAGTTAGAAAGCGTGGTCTATGCCTCGTGGTCCAGAGTGCAGGCAGATTTGAACTGCATGAAGGATCTGCTGAATTCACAGATTCAG
It contains:
- the LOC119195956 gene encoding beta-1,3-galactosyl-O-glycosyl-glycoprotein beta-1,6-N-acetylglucosaminyltransferase 3-like, with translation MTTTLTLQPALKTELPCGYLKDMAFFARSLKKWMLRIPSLIVIGMLLFFVLSKTALNRQSSSNLKIPQQFSVDLPGCLAIISGDTEGKREELAVLLASRKRRSLLSEDFYLNVTKDCSSYIEERGFITAPLSEEENNFPIAYSMVIHEKIEMFERLLRAVYTPQNIYCVHVDQKSSQGFQKAVEAILSCFPNVFVASKLESVVYASWSRVQADLNCMKDLLNSQIQWKYLLNTCGTDFPIKSNAEMVQTLKALNGRNSMESEVANNYKKDRWLYHYNVTDTVVKTNVKKSPPPIGSTMFTGNAYFVVSRAFVEHVMQDREVQQLLEWERDTYSPDEHLWATLQRMPSVPGSAPANIKYDVSDMQALARAVKWSYLEGDVKKGAPYPPCMGAHRRAVCVYGAGDLPWLLRQNHLFANKFDPDVDDVAIRCIEAVLRLKATI